From the genome of Pelobates fuscus isolate aPelFus1 chromosome 6, aPelFus1.pri, whole genome shotgun sequence, one region includes:
- the SPOP gene encoding speckle-type POZ protein, with product MSRVPSPPPPAEMSSGPVAESWCYTQIKVVKFSYMWTINNFSFCREEMGEVIKSSTFSSGANDKLKWCLRVNPKGLDEESKDYLSLYLLLVSCPKSEVRAKFKFSILNAKGEETKAMESQRAYRFVQGKDWGFKKFIRRDFLLDEANGLLPDDKLTLFCEVSVVQDSVNISGQNTMNMVKVPECRLADELGGLWENSRFTDCCLCVAGQEFKAHKAILAARSPVFSAMFEHEMEESKKNRVEIKDVEPDVFKEMMCFIYTGKASNLDKMADDLLAAADKYALERLKVMCEEALCSNLSVENAAEILILADLHSADQLKTQAVDFINYHASDVMETSGWKSMVVSHPHLVAEAYRSLASAQCPFLGPPRKRLKQS from the exons ATGTCGCGAGTACCAAGTCCCCCTCCCCCGGCTGAGATGTCCAGTGGTCCTGTGGCAGAGAGCTGGTGCTATACACAG ATAAAAGTCGTAAAATTTTCATACATGTGGACCATCAACAACTTCAGCTTTTGTCGAGAGGAAATGGGTGAGGTTATTAAAAGCTCCACTTTTTCATCAGGAGCGAACGACAAACTAAAATG GTGTTTACGTGTAAACCCTAAAGGATTAGATGAAGAAAGTAAAGATTACCTGTCTCTCTACCTGTTGCTGGTCAGCTGTCCGAAGAGTGAAGTACGAGCCAAATTTAAATTTTCTATTCTGAATGCTAAAGGAGAAGAAACAAAGGCCATGG AGAGTCAACGTGCCTATCGTTTTGTTCAGGGAAAGGACTGGGGTTTCAAAAAGTTTATTCGTAGAGATTTCTTGCTCGATGAAGCTAATGGATTACTACCTGATGACAAGCTGACACTCTTTTGTGAG GTCAGCGTAGTTCAGGACTCTGTTAACATATCTGGACAGAACACCATGAATATGGTGAAAGTTCCAGAATGTCGACTGGCCGATGAACTTGGAGGATTATGGGAAAACTCACGTTTTACCGACTGCTGCTTGTGTGTAGCGGGACAGGAGTTTAAGGCACACAAAGCTATTTTGGCAG CACGATCTCCAGTCTTCAGTGCAATGTTTGAACATGAAATGGAGGAAAGCAAAAAG aatCGTGTCGAAATAAAAGACGTAGAGCCAGATGTTTTCAAAGAAATGATGTGCTTCATATACACCGGGAAAGCTTCTAATCTTGACAAAATGGCAGATGATCTACTGGCTGCGGCAGACAAG TACGCTCTAGAACGCCTTAAAGTGATGTGCGAGGAAGCACTGTGTAGCAACCTGTCTGTGGAGAATGCAGCCGAAATTCTGATACTGGCTGATTTACACAGCGCAGACCAGCTCAAGACACAAGCTGTAGACTTTATTAACTA TCATGCATCTGATGTGATGGAGACATCTGGGTGGAAGTCTATGGTGGTCTCTCACCCACATCTTGTAGCAGAAGCATACCGCTCCCTGGCTTCCGCCCAATGCCCTTTCCTGGGACCCCCACGCAAACGTCTGAAGCAATCCTAA